In Pikeienuella piscinae, the sequence GCCCCATGTCCGATCCAATCGTCATCGTCGGCGCCGCCCGCACGCCGATGGGCGGCTTTCAGGGTGAGCTTGCAGGGGCTTCGGCCTCCGCTCTTGGCGGCGCGGCCATCGGCGCGGCGCTGGAGCGGGCCGGGGTCGCGGCGGCGGATGTCGACGAATTGCTGATGGGGTGTGTGCTGCCGGCCGGGCAGGGGCAGGCGCCGGCGCGTCAGGCCGGGTTCAACGCCGGGCTTTCCGAGGCGGTTCCCGCGACGACGCTCAACAAGATGTGCGGCTCCGGCATGAAGGCGGTGATGGTCGCGCATGATCAGCTTCTGGCCGGCAACGGCGATGTCGTCATCGCCGGCGGCATGGAGTCGATGTCGAACGCGCCCTATCTCCTGCCGAAGATGCGCGGCGGGGCGCGGCTCGGCCATGCCGAAGTCAAGGATCACATGTTTCTCGACGGGCTGGAGGACGCCTATGAGCCCGGCCGGTTGATGGGCGACTTCGCGGAGGATTGCGCCGAGAAATTCCAGTTCACCCGCGAGGCGCAGGATTCCTACGCGCTCGAATCGCTCTCCAATGCGCGCGAGGCGCAGGCGAACGGCGGTTTCGCCAAGGAGATCGTCGCGGTGAAGATCGCGACCCGCAAGGGCGAGGTGGAGGTGAGCGAGGACGAGCAGCCGAAATCCGCGCGCCCGGAGAAGATCCCGACGCTGAAGCCGGCCTTCCGGAAGGACGGTACGATCACGCCGGCCAACGCCTCCTCGATCTCGGACGGGGCGGCGGCGCTGGTCCTGATGCGGGAATCGGAGGCGAAGGCGCGGGGGCTGACGATCCGCGCCCGCATCCTCGGCCACGCCAGCCACGCGCAGGCCCCCGGCTGGTTCACCACCGCGCCGGTTCCGGCGATGAAAGCCGTGCTGGCGAAGGCCGGCTGGGGGGGCGGCGATGTGGACCTCTGGGAGGTGAACGAGGCCTTCGCCGTGGTGCCGATGGCGGCGATGGCGGAGATCGGGATCGAGCGCGAGAAGCTCAACGTGAATGGCGGCGCCTGCGCGCTCGGCCACCCGATTGGGGCGTCGGGCGCACGGATTCTGGTCACGCTTCTTCACGCGCTGGAGGCGCGCGGCGGCCAGCGCGGCGTTGCTTCGCTCTGCATCGGCGGCGGTGAAGGGACGGCGGTGGCGCTGGAGCTGGCGTAGGAGCCGGGCGACCCCTTATCGCGCGTTATCGCACGCGATAAGGGGGTCAAGCCGTTGATATATATCAGCAATCATAAAATGCGTGCGCGATAACGCGCGATAAGGGGCGGATTTCCGGCCCGATTCAGGCGAGCGGCGGGCCGACGAATTCCAGCTTGTAGCGCGCGGCGAGTTCGAGGATCCGGGGCATGTCGCGCTCCGGCGACAGCGCTTCGGCGGCGACGTCGCGAAAGAGGCCCTCGCCCGCGCCCGGCGTCAGCGTGATCAGCGCCCGCGAGGTTCCGGGGCCGAGCCC encodes:
- a CDS encoding acetyl-CoA C-acyltransferase encodes the protein MSDPIVIVGAARTPMGGFQGELAGASASALGGAAIGAALERAGVAAADVDELLMGCVLPAGQGQAPARQAGFNAGLSEAVPATTLNKMCGSGMKAVMVAHDQLLAGNGDVVIAGGMESMSNAPYLLPKMRGGARLGHAEVKDHMFLDGLEDAYEPGRLMGDFAEDCAEKFQFTREAQDSYALESLSNAREAQANGGFAKEIVAVKIATRKGEVEVSEDEQPKSARPEKIPTLKPAFRKDGTITPANASSISDGAAALVLMRESEAKARGLTIRARILGHASHAQAPGWFTTAPVPAMKAVLAKAGWGGGDVDLWEVNEAFAVVPMAAMAEIGIEREKLNVNGGACALGHPIGASGARILVTLLHALEARGGQRGVASLCIGGGEGTAVALELA